The following proteins come from a genomic window of Montipora capricornis isolate CH-2021 chromosome 9, ASM3666992v2, whole genome shotgun sequence:
- the LOC138017345 gene encoding ATP-dependent DNA helicase RecQ-like: protein MKHARRDDFRPDYGKLGVLAALFPNAPVAALTATATKSDRQTICSTLCLRSPNLVIGNLDRLNIVYAKVFREGSDNEAYANILEPIAKSLLEQEKMKEAILKQLCKPESKCRVVFATMAMEMGVDIPSVRQVVHIGPPRSVQEYYQESGRAGKDNKTSWTTLYYDNHDIAPNKPSMTDHIRQYCRSTDVCLRKQLLHFLDAPPPLPCSSLHDCCDVCKSHCSCRDCKDDLMSYDQTAF, encoded by the exons atGAAACATGCCAGGAGAGATGACTTCAGACCAGACTATGGGAAATTAGGTGTCCTGGCTGCCCTTTTCCCAAATGCTCCTGTAGCAGCCCTTACAGCAACAGCAACTAAAAGTGATAGACAGACCATTTGTAGCACTTTATGCCTGAGGAGTCCTAATCTGGTCATTGGAAATCTCGACCGCTTAAACATTGTTTATGCTAAAGTCTTTCGAGAGGGAAGTGACAATGAAGCATATGCTAACATTCTTGAGCCTATTGCTAAATCTCTGTTGGAACAGG AGAAAATGAAGGAAGCAATTTTAAAGCAACTTTGCAAACCAGAAAGCAAATGTCGAGTTGTTTTTGCCACCATGGCCATGGAAATGGGTGTGGACATTCCGAGTGTAAGACAGGTAGTCCACATAGGTCCTCCAAGATCAGTGCAAGAATATTATCAGGAATCTGGTCGTGCTGGGAAGGACAACAAAACGTCATGGACCACTTTGTACTACGACAACCACGACATAGCCCCTAACAAGCCAAGCATGACAGACCACATTAGGCAGTACTGCAGGAGTACTGATGTGTGTTTACGGAAACAACTGCTGCATTTTTTAGATGCTCCTCCTCCATTGCCTTGCAGTAGCCTTCATGATTGCTGTGATGTATGCAAATCTCACTGTAGTTGTCGCGATTGCAAAGATGATTTGATGTCTTATGACCAAACTGCATTTTGA